From Solanum lycopersicum chromosome 8, SLM_r2.1, the proteins below share one genomic window:
- the ABCG21 gene encoding ABC transporter G family member 14 isoform X3: MCCGGSSNTKEKTILNGVTGTVYPGEMLAMLGPSGSGKTTLLTALGGRLSGKLSGKITYNSQPFSGSIKRRTGFVSQDDVLYPHLTVIETLLFTALLRLPQNLERDEKVRHVEHVIAELGLNKCRNSMIGGPLFRGISGGEKKRVSIGQEMLINPSLLLLDEPTSGLDSTTALRILNTVKRLASGGRTVITTIHQPSNRLYYMFDKVVLLSEGCPIYYGPASTALEYFSSIGFSISITINPADLLLDLANGIGSDTKNGNDQGDSTEQEKKLVREALISAYEMNISTRLKTEVCGNYSCTNDVSTRNGVKLEQWCTSWMHQFKVLLMRGLRERRHETFNRLRIFQVISVAFLAGLLWWHTPTSHIEDRVRYYPFTLSHLHIRKHIAMLFFFAVFWGFYPLYNAVFTFPQERRMLIKERSSGMYRLSSYFLAKTVGDLPLELALPTAFTFILYWMGGLKPDPTTFILSLLVVLYNVLVSQSLGLAFGALLMDVKQATTLASVTTLVFLIAGGYYIQQIPTFIVWLKYLSYSYYSYKLLLGVQYNDNDYYECSKGVYCQVANLPAIESVGLNNMWIDVSVMAVMLVGYRVVAYLALTRVR; encoded by the exons ATGTGTTGTGGAGGATCATCAAACACAAAAGAAAAGACTATACTAAATGGAGTGACAGGCACTGTATATCCAGGAGAAATGCTAGCTATGTTAGGTCCATCAGGTAGTGGCAAAACCACCCTTCTAACAGCACTAGGAGGGCGCCTTTCGGGCAAATTATCTGGGAAGATTACATACAACAGCCAGCCATTCTCGGGTTCAATCAAACGTAGAACAGGATTCGTGTCACAAGATGATGTCCTGTATCCTCATCTTACAGTAATTGAAACACTTCTGTTCACAGCTCTGCTTAGGCTGCCACAAAACCTCGAAAGGGACGAAAAAGTGAGACATGTGGAGCATGTTATTGCAGAACTTGGATTAAACAAGTGTAGAAACAGTATGATTGGGGGGCCATTGTTTAGAGGGATATCAGGtggagagaaaaaaagagttaGTATAGGTCAAGAAATGTTGATCAACCCGAGTTTGCTACTTTTAGACGAGCCAACTTCAGGACTTGATTCGACAACAGCACTCCGGATCCTTAACACTGTTAAACGACTAGCAAGTGGTGGTCGTACTGTGATCACAACGATCCATCAGCCGTCTAATCGACTTTATTATATGTTTGATAAGGTAGTTTTGCTCTCTGAGGGATGTCCTATCTACTATGGTCCTGCATCAACTGCCTTGGAGTACTTCTCTTCTATTGGTTTTTCCATATCTATCACTATCAATCCAGCTGATCTCTTGCTCGATCTCGCGAATG GGATTGGATCTGATACCAAGAATGGCAACGATCAAGGTGACAGTACTGAACAGGAAAAGAAGTTGGTGAGAGAAGCTCTCATCTCCGCGTATGAAATGAACATTTCTACAAGGTTGAAAACTGAAGTATGCGGTAACTACAGTTGCACAAATGATGTCTCTACAA GAAATGGCGTGAAATTAGAGCAATGGTGCACGAGTTGGATGCATCAATTCAAAGTACTACTTATGAGAGGGTTAAGGGAGCGAAGACACGAGACCTTCAATAGGCTTAGGATCTTCCAAGTTATAAGTGTAGCATTTCTTGCAGGACTATTGTGGTGGCATACTCCAACATCCCACATTGAAGATCGAGTCAGATATTATCCGTTCACCTTAAGTCATTTGCACATACGAAAACAT ATTGCAATGTTGTTCTTTTTCGCGGTATTTTGGGGGTTCTATCCACTCTATAATGCAGTTTTCACATTTCCACAAGAAAGAAGAATGCTCATCAAAGAGAGATCATCAGGAATGTATCGTCTCTCGTCATACTTCCTAGCCAAAACTGTAGGAGATTTGCCTTTAGAACTAGCATTACCAACAGCATTTACGTTCATCCTTTACTGGATGGGAGGGCTCAAACCTGATCCAACTACTTTCATCCTATCTCTCCTAGTAGTCCTCTACAACGTCCTCGTTTCACAAAGCCTCGGGCTAGCTTTTGGTGCCTTACTCATGGATGTTAAACAAGCCACTACATTAGCATCAGTAACAACATTAGTATTCCTAATTGCTGGAGGATACTACATTCAACAGATTCCCACGTTCATCGTTTGGTTAAAATACTTGAGTTATAGTTACTATAGCTACAAGTTGCTTCTAGGGGTTCAATACAATGACAATGACTACTATGAATGTTCAAAAGGAGTCTATTGCCAAGTTGCAAACTTACCTGCCATTGAATCAGTTGGCTTAAACAATATGTGGATCGATGTCTCGGTCATGGCTGTGATGTTAGTAGGCTACAGAGTTGTGGCCTATCTAGCACTCACTCGTGTACGATGA
- the ABCG21 gene encoding ABC transporter G family member 14 isoform X2: MLCCSNPPKRVVGPVHDLGVELGRTEEFEEIVYKISQENKGMCCGGSSNTKEKTILNGVTGTVYPGEMLAMLGPSGSGKTTLLTALGGRLSGKLSGKITYNSQPFSGSIKRRTGFVSQDDVLYPHLTVIETLLFTALLRLPQNLERDEKVRHVEHVIAELGLNKCRNSMIGGPLFRGISGGEKKRVSIGQEMLINPSLLLLDEPTSGLDSTTALRILNTVKRLASGGRTVITTIHQPSNRLYYMFDKVVLLSEGCPIYYGPASTALEYFSSIGFSISITINPADLLLDLANGIGSDTKNGNDQGDSTEQEKKLVREALISAYEMNISTRLKTEVCGNYSCTNDVSTRNGVKLEQWCTSWMHQFKVLLMRGLRERRHETFNRLRIFQVISVAFLAGLLWWHTPTSHIEDRVRYYPFTLSHLHIRKHIAMLFFFAVFWGFYPLYNAVFTFPQERRMLIKERSSGMYRLSSYFLAKTVGDLPLELALPTAFTFILYWMGGLKPDPTTFILSLLVVLYNVLVSQSLGLAFGALLMDVKQATTLASVTTLVFLIAGGYYIQQIPTFIVWLKYLSYSYYSYKLLLGVQYNDNDYYECSKGVYCQVANLPAIESVGLNNMWIDVSVMAVMLVGYRVVAYLALTRVR; encoded by the exons ATGTTATGTTGCTCGAACCCTCCCAAAAGAGTTGTAGGCCCCGTGCATGATCTAGGGGTGGAGCTAGGTAGGACTGAAGAG TTTGAAGAGATTGTTTACAAGATTAGTCAAGAAAACAAAGGAATGTGTTGTGGAGGATCATCAAACACAAAAGAAAAGACTATACTAAATGGAGTGACAGGCACTGTATATCCAGGAGAAATGCTAGCTATGTTAGGTCCATCAGGTAGTGGCAAAACCACCCTTCTAACAGCACTAGGAGGGCGCCTTTCGGGCAAATTATCTGGGAAGATTACATACAACAGCCAGCCATTCTCGGGTTCAATCAAACGTAGAACAGGATTCGTGTCACAAGATGATGTCCTGTATCCTCATCTTACAGTAATTGAAACACTTCTGTTCACAGCTCTGCTTAGGCTGCCACAAAACCTCGAAAGGGACGAAAAAGTGAGACATGTGGAGCATGTTATTGCAGAACTTGGATTAAACAAGTGTAGAAACAGTATGATTGGGGGGCCATTGTTTAGAGGGATATCAGGtggagagaaaaaaagagttaGTATAGGTCAAGAAATGTTGATCAACCCGAGTTTGCTACTTTTAGACGAGCCAACTTCAGGACTTGATTCGACAACAGCACTCCGGATCCTTAACACTGTTAAACGACTAGCAAGTGGTGGTCGTACTGTGATCACAACGATCCATCAGCCGTCTAATCGACTTTATTATATGTTTGATAAGGTAGTTTTGCTCTCTGAGGGATGTCCTATCTACTATGGTCCTGCATCAACTGCCTTGGAGTACTTCTCTTCTATTGGTTTTTCCATATCTATCACTATCAATCCAGCTGATCTCTTGCTCGATCTCGCGAATG GGATTGGATCTGATACCAAGAATGGCAACGATCAAGGTGACAGTACTGAACAGGAAAAGAAGTTGGTGAGAGAAGCTCTCATCTCCGCGTATGAAATGAACATTTCTACAAGGTTGAAAACTGAAGTATGCGGTAACTACAGTTGCACAAATGATGTCTCTACAA GAAATGGCGTGAAATTAGAGCAATGGTGCACGAGTTGGATGCATCAATTCAAAGTACTACTTATGAGAGGGTTAAGGGAGCGAAGACACGAGACCTTCAATAGGCTTAGGATCTTCCAAGTTATAAGTGTAGCATTTCTTGCAGGACTATTGTGGTGGCATACTCCAACATCCCACATTGAAGATCGAGTCAGATATTATCCGTTCACCTTAAGTCATTTGCACATACGAAAACAT ATTGCAATGTTGTTCTTTTTCGCGGTATTTTGGGGGTTCTATCCACTCTATAATGCAGTTTTCACATTTCCACAAGAAAGAAGAATGCTCATCAAAGAGAGATCATCAGGAATGTATCGTCTCTCGTCATACTTCCTAGCCAAAACTGTAGGAGATTTGCCTTTAGAACTAGCATTACCAACAGCATTTACGTTCATCCTTTACTGGATGGGAGGGCTCAAACCTGATCCAACTACTTTCATCCTATCTCTCCTAGTAGTCCTCTACAACGTCCTCGTTTCACAAAGCCTCGGGCTAGCTTTTGGTGCCTTACTCATGGATGTTAAACAAGCCACTACATTAGCATCAGTAACAACATTAGTATTCCTAATTGCTGGAGGATACTACATTCAACAGATTCCCACGTTCATCGTTTGGTTAAAATACTTGAGTTATAGTTACTATAGCTACAAGTTGCTTCTAGGGGTTCAATACAATGACAATGACTACTATGAATGTTCAAAAGGAGTCTATTGCCAAGTTGCAAACTTACCTGCCATTGAATCAGTTGGCTTAAACAATATGTGGATCGATGTCTCGGTCATGGCTGTGATGTTAGTAGGCTACAGAGTTGTGGCCTATCTAGCACTCACTCGTGTACGATGA
- the LOC101246846 gene encoding glycine-rich protein A3-like: protein MGGGKDKHAQYPPGGQYPPGGQFPLGGQYPPGQYTPALEGYPPQQGGYPPQQGYPPAQGYPPTGYPPQGYPQAGYPGQPAPHHGGHGMMAGLAVAGVATAGAAAYGAHHMGHGGGHHPAQGTAHYGHYDHGKHGKGHGKFKQGKGKGKHKKGKNHGGKFKKWK from the exons ATGGGAGGTGGAAAGGATAAGCATGCACAATATCCTCCTGGAGGACAGTATCCTCCGGGAGGTCAATTTCCTCTCGGAGGTCAATATCCTCCGGGACAGTATACTCCAGCACTCGAAGGATACCCTCCTCAGCAAGGGGGTTACCCTCCTCAACAAGGGTATCCTCCAGCACAAGGATATCCGCCTACAGGATATCCTCCACAAGGATATCCACAGGCGGGTTATCCTGGTCAACCCGCTCCACACCATGGAG GACATGGAATGATGGCGGGATTAGCAGTTGCTGGCGTAGCAACGGCTGGAGCAGCCGCGTATGGTGCTCATCATATGGGACACGGTGGAGGTCATCACCCTGCACAAGGTACTGCTCATTATGGACATTATGATCATGGAAAGCATGGCAAGGGGCATGGCAAGTTTAAGCAAGGAAAGGGGAAAGGAAAACACAAAAAAGGCAAGAATCATGGAGGCAAATTCAAGAAGTGGAAGTAA
- the ABCG21 gene encoding ABC transporter G family member 14 isoform X1, with protein sequence MHLHGVTPKPENGGTDLMEASTNSPNSSKQYDKSCLALPVQIKSQQSYLQKAMYPITLKFEEIVYKISQENKGMCCGGSSNTKEKTILNGVTGTVYPGEMLAMLGPSGSGKTTLLTALGGRLSGKLSGKITYNSQPFSGSIKRRTGFVSQDDVLYPHLTVIETLLFTALLRLPQNLERDEKVRHVEHVIAELGLNKCRNSMIGGPLFRGISGGEKKRVSIGQEMLINPSLLLLDEPTSGLDSTTALRILNTVKRLASGGRTVITTIHQPSNRLYYMFDKVVLLSEGCPIYYGPASTALEYFSSIGFSISITINPADLLLDLANGIGSDTKNGNDQGDSTEQEKKLVREALISAYEMNISTRLKTEVCGNYSCTNDVSTRNGVKLEQWCTSWMHQFKVLLMRGLRERRHETFNRLRIFQVISVAFLAGLLWWHTPTSHIEDRVRYYPFTLSHLHIRKHIAMLFFFAVFWGFYPLYNAVFTFPQERRMLIKERSSGMYRLSSYFLAKTVGDLPLELALPTAFTFILYWMGGLKPDPTTFILSLLVVLYNVLVSQSLGLAFGALLMDVKQATTLASVTTLVFLIAGGYYIQQIPTFIVWLKYLSYSYYSYKLLLGVQYNDNDYYECSKGVYCQVANLPAIESVGLNNMWIDVSVMAVMLVGYRVVAYLALTRVR encoded by the exons ATGCATCTTCATGGTGTAACACCAAAACCAGAAAATGGTGGCACAGACTTGATGGAAGCTTCGACGAATTCGCCTAATTCGTCGAAACAATATGACAAGTCATGTCTGGCTTTACCTGTCCAGATCAAGTCACAACAATCTTATTTACAAAAGGCCATGTATCCTATAACTTTGAAG TTTGAAGAGATTGTTTACAAGATTAGTCAAGAAAACAAAGGAATGTGTTGTGGAGGATCATCAAACACAAAAGAAAAGACTATACTAAATGGAGTGACAGGCACTGTATATCCAGGAGAAATGCTAGCTATGTTAGGTCCATCAGGTAGTGGCAAAACCACCCTTCTAACAGCACTAGGAGGGCGCCTTTCGGGCAAATTATCTGGGAAGATTACATACAACAGCCAGCCATTCTCGGGTTCAATCAAACGTAGAACAGGATTCGTGTCACAAGATGATGTCCTGTATCCTCATCTTACAGTAATTGAAACACTTCTGTTCACAGCTCTGCTTAGGCTGCCACAAAACCTCGAAAGGGACGAAAAAGTGAGACATGTGGAGCATGTTATTGCAGAACTTGGATTAAACAAGTGTAGAAACAGTATGATTGGGGGGCCATTGTTTAGAGGGATATCAGGtggagagaaaaaaagagttaGTATAGGTCAAGAAATGTTGATCAACCCGAGTTTGCTACTTTTAGACGAGCCAACTTCAGGACTTGATTCGACAACAGCACTCCGGATCCTTAACACTGTTAAACGACTAGCAAGTGGTGGTCGTACTGTGATCACAACGATCCATCAGCCGTCTAATCGACTTTATTATATGTTTGATAAGGTAGTTTTGCTCTCTGAGGGATGTCCTATCTACTATGGTCCTGCATCAACTGCCTTGGAGTACTTCTCTTCTATTGGTTTTTCCATATCTATCACTATCAATCCAGCTGATCTCTTGCTCGATCTCGCGAATG GGATTGGATCTGATACCAAGAATGGCAACGATCAAGGTGACAGTACTGAACAGGAAAAGAAGTTGGTGAGAGAAGCTCTCATCTCCGCGTATGAAATGAACATTTCTACAAGGTTGAAAACTGAAGTATGCGGTAACTACAGTTGCACAAATGATGTCTCTACAA GAAATGGCGTGAAATTAGAGCAATGGTGCACGAGTTGGATGCATCAATTCAAAGTACTACTTATGAGAGGGTTAAGGGAGCGAAGACACGAGACCTTCAATAGGCTTAGGATCTTCCAAGTTATAAGTGTAGCATTTCTTGCAGGACTATTGTGGTGGCATACTCCAACATCCCACATTGAAGATCGAGTCAGATATTATCCGTTCACCTTAAGTCATTTGCACATACGAAAACAT ATTGCAATGTTGTTCTTTTTCGCGGTATTTTGGGGGTTCTATCCACTCTATAATGCAGTTTTCACATTTCCACAAGAAAGAAGAATGCTCATCAAAGAGAGATCATCAGGAATGTATCGTCTCTCGTCATACTTCCTAGCCAAAACTGTAGGAGATTTGCCTTTAGAACTAGCATTACCAACAGCATTTACGTTCATCCTTTACTGGATGGGAGGGCTCAAACCTGATCCAACTACTTTCATCCTATCTCTCCTAGTAGTCCTCTACAACGTCCTCGTTTCACAAAGCCTCGGGCTAGCTTTTGGTGCCTTACTCATGGATGTTAAACAAGCCACTACATTAGCATCAGTAACAACATTAGTATTCCTAATTGCTGGAGGATACTACATTCAACAGATTCCCACGTTCATCGTTTGGTTAAAATACTTGAGTTATAGTTACTATAGCTACAAGTTGCTTCTAGGGGTTCAATACAATGACAATGACTACTATGAATGTTCAAAAGGAGTCTATTGCCAAGTTGCAAACTTACCTGCCATTGAATCAGTTGGCTTAAACAATATGTGGATCGATGTCTCGGTCATGGCTGTGATGTTAGTAGGCTACAGAGTTGTGGCCTATCTAGCACTCACTCGTGTACGATGA
- the LOC101249284 gene encoding upstream activation factor subunit UAF30 — protein MASSSRVFGNYCRTLMAAAKNSAGKTPPATTTTAAGKGRSKGILKPQPISPALQKFVGTSEISRTDAVKKIWDYIKTNNLQNPANKKEINCDDMLKTIFAGKDKVGFLEIAKLLSNHFQKAS, from the exons ATGGCATCATCTTCTAGGGTTTTCGGAAACTATTGCCGAACTCTAATGGCTGCTGCAAAGAACTCCGCTGGAAAGACACCTCCGGCCACCACAACAACCGCGGCTGGAAAAGGTCGTTCTAAAGGCATACTGAAACCTCAACCGATTTCACCTGCTCTACAAAAATTTGTCGGTACTTCTGAAATCTCACGTACTGATGCTGTTAAGAAAATCTGGGATTACATCAAAACCAATAATCTTCAG AACCCTGCAAACAAGAAGGAGATAAATTGCGATGACATGTTGAAGACAATATTTGCTGGCAAGGACAAAGTTGGGTTTCTAGAGATCGCAAAACTGCTTTCCAATCATTTTCAAAAGGCTTCTTAA